The Algoriphagus sanaruensis genome window below encodes:
- the dnaE gene encoding DNA polymerase III subunit alpha, with amino-acid sequence MYIIFDTETTGLPRDYNAPMSDVDNWPRLVQIAWQLHDARGKLLSNHNYIIRPEGFTIPYNAEKVHGISTKRALAEGHDLKEILQIFREDVVQAKFLVGHNIGFDINVVGSEYLRAELVMPFESKAELDTKDISTDFCALPGGKGGKFKWPTLTELHQKLFGVGFDDAHDAAYDVDATARCFFGLITQGVQKPEPGILLEEVIYEAPKLADANFVQAKEEQKSAKDILKQAGKADISDLADVPFTHLHVHTQYSVLQATSEIPSIVAKAKSMGMSAVAMTDHGNMMGAFHFVKEAMGKELKPILGCEFNLCRDRKNKANKDDGYQTVLLAKNKAGYHNLAKLASYANIEGFYYVPRIDKELLVQYKGDLIATTGGLWGEIPYLILNVGETQAEEAFLWWREQFGEDFYVELNRHGIPEEEKVNEVLLEFAKRYNVKYFAANNTYYNDKADAKAHDILLCVKDGELVEKPKKYIGKRGREFRYGFPNDEFYLKSPEEMKKLFADLPEAIICTQKIVDKCEAYKLAREVLLPKFDIPEEFKHPEDEVDGGKRGENAYLRHLTYEGAKKRYKEITPEIQERLDFELATIEKTGYPGYFLIVQDFTRAARDMGVSVGPGRGSAAGSAVAYCIGITNVDPIEYDLLFERFLNPDRVSLPDIDIDFDDEGRQDVIDYVIKKYGSNQVAQIITYGTMAAKSAIRDTARVLNLPLAEAGRLANLVPDIKLKTLFDLAKNRPALQDKLKGQGELLQKADELLRIAQGQDELAKTVNQATVLEGSVRNTGIHACGVIITPADITNFVPVALAKDSDMVCTQFDNSVVESAGLLKMDFLGLKTLTLIKDAIKIVKERHGIELDADTFPIDDVKTYELFQRGETVGIFQYESAGMQKYMRELKPTVFADLIAMNALYRPGPLEYIPSFIRRKHGQEPITYDLDDMKEYLEETYGITVYQEQVMLLSQKLAGFTKGEADVLRKAMGKKQKDVLDKMKPKFVEQASAKGHDAKKLEKIWKDWEAFASYAFNKSHSTCYAWVAYQTAYLKAHYPAEYLASVLSNNMNDITQVTFFMEECKRMGIPVLGPDVNESKSGFTVNAAGEIRFGLAAIKGAGAAAVEEIIKEREKGGPFKNIFDFAKRVNSRALNKKTMEALAMAGSFDCFKEHHRRQYLEAVDGEVTLIEKATKYAQKVQQEEDSAQVSLFGGGGGNAEIPLPSVAPMEPFSQIQQLNIEKEVVGLFISGHPLDQYKLEIESFTNTPLTALADLESLKGKNELKMAGSVSSFAHRTTKNGKPFGTLTLEDYHGSHTFFLFGDDYVKFKEYFMNGWFLFLSASVAPRKWGAENELEIKINSMMLLSEVRGKMVKGIRVNIDLDDLNYDLMEKLEAITAKFKGDAKLYIDVIDRRENITLELFSKKFSIDPSAEMIKELKAIPEVVYKVV; translated from the coding sequence ATGTACATCATTTTTGATACCGAGACCACTGGTCTGCCCCGGGATTACAATGCACCTATGTCCGATGTGGACAACTGGCCCAGACTGGTTCAGATCGCATGGCAGCTGCATGACGCCCGCGGCAAGCTCCTTTCCAATCACAATTACATCATCCGACCTGAGGGATTTACCATTCCTTACAATGCTGAAAAAGTACACGGTATCTCCACTAAGCGCGCTTTAGCAGAAGGTCACGACCTGAAAGAAATCCTACAGATTTTTCGGGAAGATGTCGTTCAGGCCAAATTCCTGGTGGGTCACAACATCGGTTTCGATATTAATGTGGTCGGTTCGGAATATTTGCGCGCAGAGCTAGTCATGCCCTTTGAAAGCAAAGCTGAACTCGATACCAAAGACATATCCACGGATTTTTGTGCCCTTCCTGGGGGAAAAGGGGGGAAATTCAAGTGGCCAACCCTAACTGAACTTCACCAAAAGCTTTTTGGAGTCGGATTTGATGATGCCCATGATGCAGCCTACGACGTGGACGCTACGGCACGATGCTTTTTTGGACTGATAACTCAGGGAGTGCAAAAACCCGAACCGGGAATTTTATTAGAAGAAGTCATTTACGAGGCACCGAAGCTAGCAGATGCAAACTTTGTTCAAGCCAAGGAAGAACAAAAGTCGGCCAAAGATATCCTCAAACAAGCCGGAAAAGCAGATATTTCTGATTTGGCCGATGTTCCTTTTACGCATCTGCATGTACATACTCAATATTCTGTTCTGCAAGCAACTTCCGAAATTCCATCCATCGTTGCCAAAGCTAAATCCATGGGAATGTCTGCTGTAGCAATGACCGATCATGGAAATATGATGGGCGCCTTTCATTTTGTGAAAGAAGCAATGGGCAAGGAACTCAAACCCATATTGGGATGTGAATTCAATCTCTGTCGAGATCGAAAAAACAAAGCCAATAAAGACGATGGCTATCAAACTGTGCTCCTCGCCAAAAACAAAGCTGGTTACCACAACTTGGCTAAACTAGCTTCCTATGCAAATATTGAAGGCTTTTATTATGTACCTCGAATAGACAAGGAGCTACTGGTACAATACAAAGGTGACCTGATTGCCACGACTGGTGGACTTTGGGGAGAAATCCCCTACCTGATCCTGAATGTGGGAGAAACACAGGCAGAGGAGGCTTTCCTTTGGTGGAGAGAGCAATTTGGGGAAGATTTTTATGTTGAGCTAAACCGACACGGGATACCCGAGGAGGAAAAGGTCAATGAGGTTCTTTTAGAATTTGCAAAGCGCTATAATGTCAAGTATTTTGCTGCCAACAACACCTATTATAATGACAAAGCGGATGCGAAAGCACACGATATTTTGCTTTGTGTGAAAGACGGAGAACTGGTAGAAAAACCCAAAAAATACATTGGCAAGCGTGGTCGGGAATTCCGTTATGGATTCCCCAATGATGAATTCTACCTCAAGAGTCCAGAGGAAATGAAGAAGCTTTTTGCGGATTTGCCTGAAGCTATTATTTGTACCCAAAAGATTGTAGACAAATGTGAAGCCTACAAACTTGCTCGGGAAGTCCTACTTCCGAAGTTTGATATTCCAGAGGAATTCAAGCATCCGGAAGATGAGGTAGATGGAGGAAAGCGTGGTGAAAATGCTTATCTACGCCACCTAACCTATGAAGGCGCGAAAAAACGCTACAAGGAAATCACTCCGGAGATTCAAGAACGATTGGATTTTGAATTAGCGACCATTGAAAAAACAGGATACCCTGGCTATTTCTTGATTGTTCAAGACTTTACTCGAGCTGCTAGAGACATGGGGGTTTCAGTTGGTCCAGGACGTGGATCTGCTGCAGGTTCGGCAGTCGCTTACTGCATCGGGATCACCAACGTGGACCCCATCGAATATGACCTCCTTTTTGAGAGATTCCTAAATCCAGATCGGGTTTCTCTCCCCGATATTGATATTGACTTTGATGATGAAGGTCGTCAGGATGTGATCGACTATGTCATCAAAAAGTACGGTTCCAACCAAGTGGCACAAATTATCACTTATGGTACGATGGCAGCAAAATCAGCCATTCGAGACACTGCTCGGGTTCTCAATCTACCATTAGCTGAAGCAGGCAGATTAGCCAATTTAGTACCTGATATCAAGCTGAAAACTCTTTTTGACCTCGCAAAAAATCGACCTGCGCTACAGGATAAACTCAAAGGTCAAGGAGAATTACTTCAAAAAGCCGATGAACTATTACGAATTGCCCAAGGTCAGGATGAATTAGCCAAAACGGTTAACCAAGCTACTGTATTGGAAGGCTCGGTAAGAAATACCGGAATTCACGCCTGCGGGGTAATTATCACCCCTGCTGACATCACCAACTTTGTCCCTGTTGCCTTGGCAAAGGATTCTGATATGGTCTGTACCCAATTTGACAACTCCGTAGTAGAATCAGCAGGTCTGCTAAAAATGGACTTTTTGGGACTCAAAACCTTGACTCTGATCAAAGATGCCATCAAAATCGTCAAGGAACGTCATGGGATTGAACTAGATGCAGACACCTTCCCTATCGATGATGTAAAGACATACGAGCTTTTCCAACGGGGAGAAACAGTTGGTATTTTCCAATACGAATCTGCAGGGATGCAGAAATACATGCGTGAACTGAAGCCTACGGTTTTTGCAGATTTGATAGCGATGAATGCCCTTTACCGACCAGGACCTTTGGAATACATCCCTTCATTTATCCGAAGAAAACATGGCCAAGAGCCTATCACCTACGATTTGGATGACATGAAGGAATACTTGGAGGAGACGTATGGGATTACAGTCTATCAGGAACAAGTAATGCTTTTATCCCAAAAATTGGCCGGATTTACGAAGGGAGAAGCAGACGTCCTTCGAAAAGCGATGGGTAAAAAGCAAAAGGATGTTTTGGATAAAATGAAGCCTAAGTTTGTGGAACAGGCTTCGGCAAAGGGCCACGATGCTAAAAAGCTTGAGAAAATCTGGAAAGACTGGGAGGCATTTGCATCCTATGCCTTTAACAAATCCCACTCGACATGTTATGCTTGGGTAGCCTATCAAACTGCCTATCTCAAGGCCCATTATCCTGCAGAATATCTTGCTTCGGTATTGAGCAATAACATGAATGATATCACGCAGGTCACCTTCTTTATGGAAGAATGTAAGCGAATGGGGATTCCAGTGCTTGGGCCCGATGTCAACGAATCGAAGAGTGGTTTCACCGTAAACGCTGCAGGAGAAATCCGTTTTGGATTGGCCGCCATCAAAGGGGCGGGAGCCGCAGCCGTTGAGGAAATTATCAAAGAGCGAGAAAAGGGAGGTCCATTCAAAAACATTTTCGACTTTGCAAAGCGTGTAAACTCAAGAGCATTAAATAAAAAAACCATGGAAGCCTTGGCCATGGCAGGAAGCTTCGATTGCTTTAAAGAACATCATCGAAGACAATATTTAGAGGCAGTAGACGGGGAAGTTACCCTAATTGAAAAGGCCACTAAATATGCGCAAAAAGTACAGCAGGAAGAAGATAGCGCGCAAGTCAGTCTTTTCGGAGGAGGAGGGGGAAATGCCGAAATCCCGCTGCCTTCAGTAGCACCAATGGAGCCGTTTTCACAAATTCAACAGCTGAATATTGAAAAAGAAGTCGTCGGTCTATTTATTTCCGGACATCCTTTGGATCAATACAAATTAGAGATCGAATCGTTTACAAATACGCCACTGACTGCACTTGCGGATTTGGAATCTCTAAAAGGGAAAAATGAGCTAAAAATGGCAGGATCAGTCTCCTCTTTTGCTCACCGAACCACTAAAAACGGGAAGCCATTTGGTACCCTAACCCTAGAGGATTACCATGGATCTCATACCTTCTTCTTGTTTGGAGATGACTATGTGAAGTTTAAAGAGTATTTCATGAATGGCTGGTTTCTATTTCTCTCCGCTTCGGTTGCACCTAGAAAGTGGGGAGCTGAAAATGAACTCGAAATTAAGATCAATAGCATGATGCTTTTGAGCGAGGTTCGGGGAAAAATGGTTAAAGGAATTCGTGTCAATATTGATTTGGACGACCTGAATTATGATCTAATGGAAAAGTTAGAAGCAATTACGGCGAAGTTTAAGGGGGATGCGAAATTGTACATCGATGTGATTGATCGAAGAGAAAATATTACCCTTGAACTTTTCTCTAAAAAATTCAGCATCGACCCAAGTGCTGAAATGATCAAGGAACTCAAGGCAATACCAGAGGTGGTATATAAAGTAGTTTAA
- the trxA gene encoding thioredoxin, which produces MGKAIEITDANFEEIVSGDKPVLVDFWAEWCGPCKMIGPVVEQMASEYEGKAVIGKVDVDANPSVAQAFGIRSIPTLLFFKDGKIVDKQIGAVPKAVLAQKLDAQL; this is translated from the coding sequence ATGGGAAAAGCAATTGAAATAACTGATGCCAATTTTGAAGAAATTGTCTCTGGGGATAAGCCTGTATTGGTAGACTTTTGGGCGGAATGGTGCGGTCCATGCAAAATGATCGGACCAGTAGTGGAGCAAATGGCTTCTGAATACGAAGGAAAAGCTGTAATCGGAAAAGTGGACGTTGACGCGAATCCTTCCGTAGCTCAGGCATTTGGCATCCGTTCTATCCCGACCTTATTGTTTTTCAAAGACGGTAAAATCGTTGATAAGCAAATCGGAGCTGTTCCAAAAGCAGTTCTTGCTCAAAAACTTGATGCACAACTTTAA
- the mnmH gene encoding tRNA 2-selenouridine(34) synthase MnmH, producing the protein MQESLITLDEFWNLRKVLPIIDARSEGEFMQSHIPGSYNLPILTNSERIEIGTLYKKKGAQEATLKGFELVGPRFHQIQKEALQKFPNRKIIVYCWRGGMRSQILSWLLSMVGFEIFRLKGGYKSYRSFTFEKVRSEYPFLILGGKTGIGKTLLLKKLKEKGEQVVDLEGLAHHKGSSFGSIGQPPQPSVEQFENLLAEELVKFDSTQPIWVENESRKIGRTIVPDRFYEQMLEAPLLEIQKSEEERIEHISEEYSKLPKEELIAAVKRLHKRLGGIRTQEAIWDIEQGNHVSWISNLLIYYDKTYDFDLNKHQKSKITHLDFTGLNWIDQVEALITTKKNINGNP; encoded by the coding sequence ATGCAAGAGTCTCTCATAACCTTAGACGAATTTTGGAACCTTCGGAAGGTGCTCCCAATAATTGATGCCAGAAGCGAAGGCGAATTTATGCAAAGTCATATTCCAGGCTCTTACAATTTGCCGATTCTAACTAATTCAGAACGAATTGAGATAGGTACTCTTTATAAGAAAAAAGGGGCACAAGAAGCTACACTCAAAGGCTTTGAATTGGTAGGCCCAAGATTTCATCAGATTCAAAAAGAAGCATTACAAAAATTCCCAAATAGAAAAATAATAGTCTACTGTTGGAGAGGAGGAATGCGGAGTCAAATCCTTTCTTGGTTATTATCCATGGTTGGGTTTGAGATTTTCAGACTCAAGGGTGGTTATAAAAGCTATCGATCATTCACCTTTGAAAAGGTTAGATCAGAATACCCCTTCCTTATCCTTGGAGGTAAAACAGGCATTGGAAAAACGCTTCTTTTAAAGAAACTAAAAGAAAAAGGAGAACAAGTCGTCGACCTAGAGGGCTTAGCTCATCATAAAGGATCTTCTTTTGGTTCGATTGGACAGCCTCCTCAACCTTCAGTGGAACAATTTGAAAATCTTTTAGCCGAAGAACTAGTAAAATTTGATTCTACACAGCCAATATGGGTAGAGAATGAAAGCCGAAAAATCGGAAGAACCATTGTTCCAGATCGATTTTATGAACAAATGCTAGAAGCACCACTTTTGGAGATCCAAAAATCCGAAGAAGAACGAATTGAACATATTTCAGAAGAATACTCCAAATTACCCAAGGAAGAATTGATCGCAGCAGTAAAAAGACTCCATAAGCGATTAGGAGGAATAAGAACACAAGAAGCTATTTGGGATATCGAGCAAGGAAACCATGTATCATGGATTTCAAATCTCTTGATCTACTACGACAAGACCTACGATTTTGACCTTAATAAACATCAAAAATCAAAAATAACCCACCTTGATTTTACTGGCCTTAACTGGATTGATCAAGTTGAAGCATTAATTACCACAAAGAAAAATATCAATGGAAACCCCTGA